A genome region from Triticum aestivum cultivar Chinese Spring chromosome 2B, IWGSC CS RefSeq v2.1, whole genome shotgun sequence includes the following:
- the LOC123046308 gene encoding transport and Golgi organization 2 homolog, producing the protein MCIAAWTWQDHQAYGLLLLFNRDEYHSRPTRPAQWWAAAGEGEEILGGKDELGGGTWLGCPKGGKLAFLTNVREPSPRVGARSRGELPVRFLQGRQGPLEYATEIAKEADQYNGFNLVLADVRSGTMVYISNKPGDPPVVQTVSPGCHVLSNAAIDSPWPKVLRLGQNFNRFLAAHDDAEVSLKQMVEELMTDTAKTDRSAVPDTGVDPDWEYQLSSIFIDTKKGQARYGTRSMAAIGVKLDGEVTFYERSLASSLWNENVVQFEMEMAQ; encoded by the exons ATGTGCATCGCGGCGTGGACATGGCAGGATCACCAGGCGTACGGCCTGCTCCTCCTCTTCAACCGCGACGAGTACCACTCCAG GCCGACGCGGCCAGCGCAGTGGTGGGCCGCCGCGGGGGAGGGCGAGGAGATCCTCGGGGGCAAGGACGAGCTAGGCGGGGGCACGTGGCTGGGGTGCCCGAAGGGAGGGAAGTTGGCCTTCCTGACCAACGTCCGGGAGCCCAGCCCCCGGGTTGGGGCGAGGTCCAGAGGGGAGCTTCCCGTCAGGTTTCTCCAG GGCAGGCAGGGTCCATTGGAGTATGCAACTGAAATTGCAAAGGAAGCAGATCAGTACAATGGTTTTAATCTTGTATTGGCCGATGTGCGTTCAGGAACCATGGTGTACATCTCTAATAAGCCAGGTGACCCTCCTGTGGTTCAAACAGTTTCTCCTGGGTGTCATGTGCTTTCTAATGCTGCTATTGACTCCCCTTGGCCAAAG GTGTTGCGCTTGGGACAGAACTTCAACAGATTTCTTGCAGCACATGATGACGCAGAAGTCTCTTTGAAGCAGATGGTTGAAGAACTGATGACAGATACGGCCAAGACTGACAGATCTGCGGTGCCTGACACTGGCGTGGATCCTGACTGGGAATACCAGTTGAGCTCTATATTCATCGACACGAAAAAGGGACAG GCAAGATACGGGACACGAAGCATGGCGGCCATTGGGGTGAAACTGGATGGTGAGGTAACTTTCTACGAGAGGTCCCTGGCCAGCAGCTTGTGGAATGAGAATGTAGTACAGTTTGAAATGGAGATGGCACAATAG